One window of Candidatus Cloacimonadota bacterium genomic DNA carries:
- a CDS encoding BrnT family toxin, with protein sequence MEFEWNNKKADRNKKKHDISFQESATVFGDPLAITFEDPDHSLTEQRSITFGITRLNRYIVVSHTKRSNKTREENI encoded by the coding sequence GTGGAATTCGAATGGAATAACAAAAAAGCAGATAGAAATAAAAAGAAACATGATATTTCTTTTCAGGAATCAGCTACTGTTTTTGGTGATCCTCTAGCCATTACCTTTGAGGATCCGGATCATTCATTAACTGAACAGCGATCGATCACATTTGGAATAACCAGGTTAAATCGTTACATTGTCGTATCACATACCAAGCGAAGTAACAAAACAAGAGAGGAAAATATATGA